One genomic window of Magnolia sinica isolate HGM2019 chromosome 3, MsV1, whole genome shotgun sequence includes the following:
- the LOC131238665 gene encoding glycine-rich protein 5-like has protein sequence MARCYVMLVLALAVMNTSARKLPSDTGLNDQKNFITYGGVGGFGGVGGVTGIGGLPVLGGVGGIGGGVGGIGGIGGGVGGLGGVGGATGVGGVGGLGGVGGGIGGAGGIGGAGGILP, from the coding sequence atggcaagGTGTTATGTCATGTTAGTTCTTGCACTGGCTGTGATGAACACTAGTGCTAGGAAGTTACCCAGTGACACTGGTTTAAACGACCAAAAGAACTTCATTACATATGGTGGGGTTGGTGGTTTCGGTGGTGTTGGTGGGGTCACCGGCATTGGTGGACTGCCGGTCCTTGGTGGCGTTGGTGGAATCGGTGGTGGGGTTGGTGGCATTGGTGGAATCGGTGGTGGAGTGGGTGGACTCGGTGGTGTTGGTGGTGCAACTGGGGTCGGTGGGGTTGGTGGGTTGGGTGGTGTTGGTGGTGGAATTGGCGGTGCTGGTGGAATTGGCGGAGCCGGTGGCATTCTTCCTTGA